The following are encoded together in the Primulina tabacum isolate GXHZ01 chromosome 18, ASM2559414v2, whole genome shotgun sequence genome:
- the LOC142532516 gene encoding uncharacterized protein LOC142532516: MESFGFLDEEMETLSKMFSCEDSNKSFLHFNFTNIFSNNGQIPSNFLVDQLNDEGLFFTSDTNGSNNSEIGSAPLLNQSGHEFYNTNGVNFLQDVITSNIAVDTYPMDCKNDNLIVPVFTSDHMMEEILQLKAQICNDQVGNAEIRDILNAEFCDELQLKIKYERSEVLIDQDKGFAVHQSCVDKFVDSSPESPRKRSRVSKDAQKNKRNTQSRKNKKAVQNNNDVVEEENNGGVNGQSSSSCSSEDDSNVSQDLNEGPNSEAKTSKGKARASRGSATDPQSLYARRRRERINERLRILQNLVPNGTKVDISTMLEDAVHYVKFLQLQIKLLSSDELWMYAPIAHHGMDIGLYHKISPNLWS; encoded by the exons ATGGAGTCATTTGGTTTTCTTGACGAAGAAATGGAAACTTTGAGCAAAATGTTTTCTTGTGAAGATTCTAATAAATCATTTCTTCATTTCAATTTCACTAACATTTTCTCCAATAATGGCCAGATCCCATCAAACTTCTTGGTCGATCAGTTAAATGACGAGGGTTTGTTTTTTACATCTGATACTAATGGTAGCAACAACAGTGAAATTGGCAGTGCCCCTTTACTTAACCAATCAGGCCATGAATTTTACAACACTAATGGTGTTAACTTTCTTCAAGATGTAATTACCAGCAATATTGCCGTAGATACTTATCCGATGGATTGCAAAAACGATAACTTGATCGTGCCTGTTTTTACGTCTGATCATATGATGGAAGAAATTCTCCAGCTGAAAGCACAAATATGCAACGATCAAGTGGGAAATGCAGAAATTCGGGACATTCTGAACGCTGAATTTTGTGATGAATTGCAGCTCAAGATAAAGTATGAAAGATCCGAAGTTCTGATTGATCAGGATAAGGGTTTTGCTGTTCATCAATCCTGTGTGGATAAATTTGTGGATAGTTCTCCCGAAAGTCCGAGGAAAAGATCTCGGGTTTCAAAAGAT GCACAGAAAAATAAGAGGAATACGCAGTCGAGAAAGAACAAGAAAGCTGTCCAGAACAATAATGATGTTGTTGAAGAAGAGAACAATGGTGGTGTAAATGGACAGAGTTCAAGCAGTTGCAGCTCTGAGGATGATTCAAATGTTTCTCAGGATCTGAATGAAGGGCCGAATTCGGAAGCTAAAACCTCGAAAGGGAAAGCAAGAGCTAGCAGGGGTTCTGCAACTGATCCCCAAAGCCTTTATGCAAGG AGAAGACGAGAGAGAATCAATGAGAGATTGAGGATCTTGCAAAATCTTGTCCCTAATGGAACCAAG GTTGACATTAGCACAATGCTGGAAGATGCTGTTCACTACGTGAAGTTCTTACAGCTTCAAATTAAG TTGCTAAGCTCCGATGAATTATGGATGTATGCTCCAATTGCACACCATGGAATGGACATTGGCCTTTATCACAAGATTTCTCCGAATCTGTGGTCTTAA
- the LOC142533054 gene encoding uncharacterized protein LOC142533054 gives MTGNEVIPTVTQLLLHRFSCSRFDLTLNPRKNLFRRRISRSLSLVKRHSLALSVMIPPPLQMEEAAGMLKSRRRAELRWVKMGNGELYHDHHVFSTYLRILVLVSVYRCYMISLKAF, from the exons ATGACCGGAAACGAGGTCATCCCCACCGTTACCCAACTCCTCCTCCATCGCTTCAGCTGCTCCCGATTTGATTTAACTCTAAACCCCAGAAAAAATTTGTTTCGAAGACGGATTTCCAGAAGCTTATCGCTGGTCAAACGACACTCTCTAGCTCTCTCCGTGATGATTCCGCCGCCGCTGCAGATGGAGGAGGCGGCAGGGATGCTGAAATCGCGTCGACGGGCAGAGTTACGATGGGTGAAAATGGGGAATGG TGAActctatcatgatcatcatgTCTTCTCTACATACCTCAGGATATTGGTATTGGTCAG TGTCTACAGATGTTATATGATTTCCTTGAAAGCTTTCTGA
- the LOC142533331 gene encoding uncharacterized protein LOC142533331 isoform X2: MGRRTSQKKNAAMLDSDDADSVSSSSTVQTDNMLMSRVEEVQVDTETFLDKCLDALYEKRGSTREKALASIIEAFTNSLEHEFVEKKFATLLHQCLNSIKKGSAKEIALASHVIGLLALTTGHGGKAQEILEESISPILEALKTRPEISKISSLLECLAVITFVGGEEPEETEKSMQIMWQMAHPKLGTNVAAAKPSLAMITMVVSSWSLLLTTMNGRTLNPKIWQESITYLSSLLDKDDRSLRIAVGEALALIFEIGSLEKFCGDAKVSGDTSVDNVNDSRKLMSIHGLRNKILNQVRSLSSEAGGKGSAKKDLNSQRNIFRDIVDFLEDGYTPETSMKIGGDSLNMNTWAELIQHFLGGGFLKHMQENQFLQDTLGFTPKKKLLAGVENRMSNGEKRMYKSPNSALNKARTQLLNKQRMLSQDMNSGHYAVAFADE; this comes from the exons ATGGGTAGAA GAACTTCTCAGAAAAAGAATGCTGCTATGCTGGATAGTGATGATGCCGACAGTGTAAGTTCATCATCAACTGTGCAGACAGATAACATGTTGATGTCTAGGGTTGAGGAAGTGCAGGTGGATACAGAGACTTTCCTTGATAAATGCTTGGACGCCTTGTATGAGAAGAG aGGGTCTACGAGAGAAAAGGCGTTGGCATCAATAATTGAAGCCTTTACCAACAGCTTGGAGCATGAGTTTGTTGAAAAGAA GTTTGCTACATTACTGCACCAATGCTTGAATTCAATCAAGAAGGGTTCGGCCAAGGAGATTGCTTTGGCATCTCACGTTATAG GACTTTTAGCCCTGACCACAGGTCACGGGGGGAAAGCACAAGAAATATTGGAAGAATCAATTTCTCCTATATTAGAGGCTCTTAAAACTCGGCCTGAAATATCTAAAATATCTTCG TTGCTTGAATGTCTGGCTGTTATTACATTTGTTGGTGGTGAAGAACCAGAGGAGACAGAGAAATCTATGCAAATAATGTGGCAAATGGCCCATCCAAAATTGGGTACCAAT GTTGCTGCTGCCAAACCTTCTCTGGCAATGATAACGATGGTTGTCTCTTCATGGTCATTACTCCTTACCACCATGAATGGACGAACTCTGAACCCAAAAATTTGGCAAGA GTCAATCACCTATCTCTCTAGTCTGCTGGACAAGGATGACAGATCACTACGAATTGCTGTTGGTGAAGCACTTGCTTTAATTTTTGAGATAGGGAGCCTGGAGAAATTCTGTGGTGATGCTAAAGTCTCTGGCGACACCTCTGTGGATAACGTGAATGATTCTCGAAAATTAATGTCAATACATGGGTTAAGAAATAAAATTCTTAACCAAGTGAGAAGCCTTTCTTCTGAGGCAGGTGGTAAAGGTTCTGCCAAGAAAGATCTCAATAGTCAGAGGAATATATTTCGAGATATTGTGGATTTTCTTGAg GATGGTTATACTCCTGAAACGTCAATGAAGATTGGTGGAGATTCCTTAAATATGAATACATGGGCTGAATTGATACAG CATTTTCTTGGAGGAGGATTTCTGAAGCACATGCAG GAAAATCAATTCCTACAAGATACTCTTGGTTTCACTCCTAAGAAAAAGCTTCTTGCAGGAGTTGAGAATCGTATGTCAAATGGTGAAAAG AGGATGTACAAGTCTCCCAACTCTGCCCTTAACAAGGCAAGAACACAATTACTAAACAAACAGCGGATGTTATCTCAG GATATGAACTCTGGCCACTATGCAGTTGCCTTTGCTGATGAATAA
- the LOC142533331 gene encoding uncharacterized protein LOC142533331 isoform X1, whose product MGRRTSQKKNAAMLDSDDADSVSSSSTVQTDNMLMSRVEEVQVDTETFLDKCLDALYEKRGSTREKALASIIEAFTNSLEHEFVEKKFATLLHQCLNSIKKGSAKEIALASHVIGLLALTTGHGGKAQEILEESISPILEALKTRPEISKISSLLECLAVITFVGGEEPEETEKSMQIMWQMAHPKLGTNVAAAKPSLAMITMVVSSWSLLLTTMNGRTLNPKIWQESITYLSSLLDKDDRSLRIAVGEALALIFEIGSLEKFCGDAKVSGDTSVDNVNDSRKLMSIHGLRNKILNQVRSLSSEAGGKGSAKKDLNSQRNIFRDIVDFLEDGYTPETSMKIGGDSLNMNTWAELIQLNFLKHFLGGGFLKHMQENQFLQDTLGFTPKKKLLAGVENRMSNGEKRMYKSPNSALNKARTQLLNKQRMLSQDMNSGHYAVAFADE is encoded by the exons ATGGGTAGAA GAACTTCTCAGAAAAAGAATGCTGCTATGCTGGATAGTGATGATGCCGACAGTGTAAGTTCATCATCAACTGTGCAGACAGATAACATGTTGATGTCTAGGGTTGAGGAAGTGCAGGTGGATACAGAGACTTTCCTTGATAAATGCTTGGACGCCTTGTATGAGAAGAG aGGGTCTACGAGAGAAAAGGCGTTGGCATCAATAATTGAAGCCTTTACCAACAGCTTGGAGCATGAGTTTGTTGAAAAGAA GTTTGCTACATTACTGCACCAATGCTTGAATTCAATCAAGAAGGGTTCGGCCAAGGAGATTGCTTTGGCATCTCACGTTATAG GACTTTTAGCCCTGACCACAGGTCACGGGGGGAAAGCACAAGAAATATTGGAAGAATCAATTTCTCCTATATTAGAGGCTCTTAAAACTCGGCCTGAAATATCTAAAATATCTTCG TTGCTTGAATGTCTGGCTGTTATTACATTTGTTGGTGGTGAAGAACCAGAGGAGACAGAGAAATCTATGCAAATAATGTGGCAAATGGCCCATCCAAAATTGGGTACCAAT GTTGCTGCTGCCAAACCTTCTCTGGCAATGATAACGATGGTTGTCTCTTCATGGTCATTACTCCTTACCACCATGAATGGACGAACTCTGAACCCAAAAATTTGGCAAGA GTCAATCACCTATCTCTCTAGTCTGCTGGACAAGGATGACAGATCACTACGAATTGCTGTTGGTGAAGCACTTGCTTTAATTTTTGAGATAGGGAGCCTGGAGAAATTCTGTGGTGATGCTAAAGTCTCTGGCGACACCTCTGTGGATAACGTGAATGATTCTCGAAAATTAATGTCAATACATGGGTTAAGAAATAAAATTCTTAACCAAGTGAGAAGCCTTTCTTCTGAGGCAGGTGGTAAAGGTTCTGCCAAGAAAGATCTCAATAGTCAGAGGAATATATTTCGAGATATTGTGGATTTTCTTGAg GATGGTTATACTCCTGAAACGTCAATGAAGATTGGTGGAGATTCCTTAAATATGAATACATGGGCTGAATTGATACAG CTAAACTTCTTGAAGCATTTTCTTGGAGGAGGATTTCTGAAGCACATGCAG GAAAATCAATTCCTACAAGATACTCTTGGTTTCACTCCTAAGAAAAAGCTTCTTGCAGGAGTTGAGAATCGTATGTCAAATGGTGAAAAG AGGATGTACAAGTCTCCCAACTCTGCCCTTAACAAGGCAAGAACACAATTACTAAACAAACAGCGGATGTTATCTCAG GATATGAACTCTGGCCACTATGCAGTTGCCTTTGCTGATGAATAA
- the LOC142533976 gene encoding uncharacterized protein LOC142533976, which translates to MEGRIGKQCRERWHNHLRPNIKKDIWSDEEEKLFIEAHERIGNKWAEIAKCIPGRTENSIKNHWNATKRKQNSKRKLKRSTDQGLNGKMPSILLEEYIKKKYFNNNGSSKINIVTISPNSKDDPHEISPPVGTSSTSNEDDDSSSYFTFETCDDEMNFMKSLFGNKESRDSMVENGKLMSSDNVNVAKNDETSLEVSRSVHTTLTGAENLVENVGYGTLASSWELNMEQIGDVMGIPIQNQVHDRYLYPQIYFRSYMFEESMGDIIQDWP; encoded by the exons ATGGAGGGAAGAATAGGGAAACAGTGTAGGGAACGATGGCACAATCATTTGCGTCCCAATatcaag AAAGATATTTGGAGTGATGAAGAAGAGAAACTATTCATTGAGGCTCATGAAAGAATTGGAAACAAATGGGCAGAAATAGCAAAATGTATTCCTGGAAGGACTGAAAATTCAATTAAGAATCATTGGAATGCCACCAAAAGGAAGCAAAATTCAAAGAGAAAACTCAAGAGATCAACAGATCAAGGACTTAATGGAAAAATGCCCTCAATTTTACTTGAAGAATACATCAAGAAAAAGTACTTCAACAACAATGGATCCAGCAAAATTAATATTGTTACTATTAGTCCTAACAGCAAGGACGATCCACATGAAATATCTCCCCCGGTTGGGACATCTAGTACTTCAAATGAGGATGATGATTCGTCATCTTATTTCACGTTTGAGACCTGTGATGATGAAATGAACTTCATGAAAAGTTTGTTTGGAAACAAAGAATCCAGAGATTCAATGGTTGAGAATGGTAAATTGATGAGTTCAGATAATGTTAACGTTGCTAAAAATGATGAGACTTCACTCGAAGTCTCAAGATCTGTTCATACAACATTGACTGGTGCTGAGAATCTTGTGGAGAATGTAGGATATGGCACATTGGCCTCTTCCTGGGAACTTAACATGGAACAAATTGGTGATGTTATGGGAATTCCAATACAGAACCAGGTTCATGATAGGTATCTCTATCCACAGATTTACTTTCGTTCCTACATGTTTGAGGAATCTATGGGAGACATAATTCAAGATTGGCCATGA
- the LOC142532830 gene encoding calcium-transporting ATPase 1-like: MGSLMKDFSEVKAKNSSDEALQRWRKACWLVKNHKRRFRFTANLSKRSEVREIQKSNQEKLRVAVLVSQAALSFIQGISYTVPVEIKKAGFEICADELGSIVEDHNLRKLKVHSGVQGIAGKLSTSLTDGISNSDESLDHRREVYGINKFTESPAKGFWLFVWEALQDTTLMILAVCALVSLVVGIATEGWPRGAHDGLGIVASILLVVFVTATSDYKQSLQFKDLDKEKKKITVQVTRNGFRQKISIFDLLSGDIVHLSIGDQVPADGLFVSGYSLLINESSLTGESEPINVTSANPFLLSGTKVQDGSCKMLVTTVGMRTQWGKLMATLSEGGDDETPLQVKLNGVATIIGKIGLFFAVITFAVLVQGLFSLKMNQGSYRSWSGDEALEMLEYFAIAVTIVVVAVPEGLPLAVTLSLAFAMKRMMNDKALVRNLAACETMGSATTICSDKTGTLTTNHMTVVKACICGKRKEVGSFMKSSAFCSDIPDSVVKMLLKSVFNNTGGDIVIDKDEKIDILGTPTETALLEFGLFLGGDFLAERRVSKLVKVEPFNSTKKRMGVVLELPGEGFQAHCKGASEIILAACDRFLNSNGEVVPLDESTTTHMKDTIDEFANEALRTLCLAYKDIGSDFSAENPIPFEGYTLIGIVGIKDPVRPGVKESVAICKSAGIMVRMVTGDNINTARAIARECGILTDDGIAIEGPEFRMKNEEELQALIPKLQVMARSSPMDKHTLVKHLRSTFEEVVAVTGDGTNDAPALHEADIGLAMGISGTEVAKESADVIILDDNFSTIVTVAKWGRSVYINIQKFVQFQLTVNVVALIVNFSSACLTGSAPLTAVQLLWVNMIMDTLGALALATEPPNDDLMKREPVGRKGNFISNVMWRNILGQSIYQFVVIWYLQTSGKSVFYLDGENSDTILNTLIFNSFVFCQVFNEISSREMEKINVFKGILNNYVFVGVLSCTVLFQVIIVQFLGTFANTYPLTMRQWFTSILLGFLGMPIAAAIKMIPVGSTVNSSNSRSIYLSSATDLKP; encoded by the exons ATGGGGAGTCTTATGAAGGATTTTTCGGAAGTGAAGGCGAAGAATTCATCGGATGAAGCGTTGCAGAGATGGAGGAAAGCGTGTTGGCTGGTGAAGAACCATAAAAGGAGGTTTAGATTCACTGCTAATCTGTCGAAACGTTCCGAAGTTCGTGAGATCCAGAAGTCTAACCAG GAAAAACTTAGAGTAGCGGTATTAGTTTCCCAAGCTGCTCTGAGCTTTATTCAAG GTATAAGCTATACAGTACCAGTGGAAATCAAGAAggcaggttttgaaatttgtgCTGATGAATTAGGATCAATTGTGGAAGACCATAATTTGAGGAAGTTGAAAGTTCATTCTGGCGTGCAGGGTATTGCTGGCAAGCTTTCAACTTCTCTCACCGACGGGATTAGTAATTCAGATGAGTCACTTGACCACAGAAGAGAAGTTTATGGAATTAATAAGTTCACAGAGAGCCCGGCAAAGGGATTTTGGCTTTTTGTATGGGAAGCCCTTCAAGATACTACCCTCATGATACTTGCTGTTTGTGCGCTTGTATCATTAGTTGTTGGCATTGCAACTGAAGGATGGCCCAGGGGTGCTCATGACGGACTTGGGATTGTTGCTAGTATCCTTCTTGTAGTTTTTGTCACTGCTACAAGTGATTATAAGCAATCGTTACAATTCAAGGATTTAGAcaaggaaaagaaaaagattACAGTTCAGGTCACTAGAAACGGTTTCAGACAAAAAATTTCGATATTTGATCTGCTCTCAGGTGACATTGTTCATCTTTCCATTGGGGATCAGGTCCCAGCTGATGGACTCTTTGTTTCAGGTTATTCATTGTTGATAAATGAATCTAGTTTGACCGGAGAGAGTGAACCCATAAATGTGACATCTGCTAATCCTTTCCTCTTATCCGGAACTAAAGTGCAGGATGGATCCTGCAAAATGCTAGTTACTACTGTTGGGATGAGAACTCAGTGGGGTAAATTGATGGCTACTCTTAGTGAAGGCGGTGATGATGAAACCCCTTTGCAGGTCAAACTGAATGGAGTCGCAACCATTATTGGAAAAATAGGTCTCTTTTTTGCTGTTATTACCTTCGCTGTTCTGGTGCAAGGGCTCTTTAGCCTCAAGATGAATCAAGGTTCCTACCGGAGCTGGTCTGGAGATGAAGCCTTGGAAATGCTGGAATACTTTGCTATTGCTGTTACGATTGTTGTGGTTGCCGTTCCTGAAGGGTTGCCTTTAGCTGTTACTTTGAGCCTTGCCTTTGCAATGAAGAGGATGATGAATGACAAGGCGCTTGTCCGCAATTTGGCAGCTTGTGAAACTATGGGATCTGCCACAACTATTTGTAGTGACAAGACTGGAACCCTAACCACTAACCACATGACGGTTGTGAAAGCATGCATTTGCGGAAAGCGAAAAGAAGTTGGTAGCTTTATGAAAAGTTCAGCTTTCTGCTCCGATATTCCTGATTCTGTTGTGAAAATGCTTCTAAAATCTGTATTCAACAACACTGGAGGAGATATCGTCATAGATAAAGATGAGAAAATTGATATCCTTGGCACGCCAACTGAGACTGCACTTCTGGAATTCGGTCTCTTTCTTGGAGGAGATTTCCTAGCAGAACGACGTGTGTCAAAGCTGGTCAAAGTCGAGCCATTCAATTCTACGAAGAAGCGCATGGGTGTGGTATTGGAGTTACCTGGAGAAGGTTTTCAAGCACACTGCAAAGGAGCATCTGAGATTATTTTAGCTGCCTGTGATAGGTTTCTGAACTCAAATGGCGAGGTTGTTCCTCTGGATGAGTCAACCACCACTCATATGAAGGATACAATTGATGAATTTGCAAATGAAGCTCTTCGAACCCTGTGCCTCGCATATAAGGATATTGGAAGTGACTTTTCTGCTGAAAATCCTATCCCATTTGAGGGTTATACTTTAATAGGAATAGTTGGGATAAAAGATCCAGTTCGCCCTGGAGTCAAGGAGTCTGTTGCTATTTGTAAATCTGCTGGCATCATGGTGCGAATGGTCACGGGAGACAACATAAACACGGCTAGGGCAATAGCTAGAGAATGTGGTATACTAACTGATGATGGTATTGCAATTGAAGGACCAGAATTTCGGATGAAGAACGAGGAAGAGTTGCAGGCGCTCATTCCAAAACTACAG GTGATGGCTCGTTCTTCACCAATGGATAAGCATACCCTTGTGAAGCATTTGCGATCCACATTTGAGGAGGTTGTTGCAGTAACTGGAGATGGAACAAATGATGCTCCTGCACTTCATGAAGCAGATATTGGTCTAGCGATGGGAATTTCTGGGACTGAG GTGGCAAAAGAGAGTGCTGATGTTATAATTCTAGATGATAATTTCTCCACCATTGTTACAGTGGCGAAATGGGGTCGTTCGGTTTACATTAACATTCAAAAATTTGTTCAATTCCAGCTAACTGTCAACGTGGTTGCTCTTATTGTCAATTTTTCATCAGCCTGCTTGACAG GCAGTGCCCCCCTCACCGCTGTTCAGCTTCTTTGGGTCAACATGATCATGGATACACTCGGAGCACTTGCCCTAGCCACTGAACCGCCAAATGATGACTTAATGAAGAGAGAACCCGTTGGCCGAAAAGGGAACTTCATCAGCAATGTCATGTGGAGGAACATTCTTGGACAGTCTATCTATCAATTCGTTGTTATATGGTATCTTCAAACTTCAGGGAAATCTGTTTTCTATCTTGATGGCGAGAACTCGGACACCATTCTTAATACGCTCATTTTCAACTCATTTGTCTTTTGTCAG GTTTTCAACGAGATAAGCTCTAGAGAAATGGAGAAAATAAATGTCTTCAAAGGCATACTCAACAACTATGTTTTTGTGGGCGTTTTAAGCTGCACGGTTCTCTTCCAGGTTATTATTGTCCAATTCCTGGGCACTTTCGCCAACACTTATCCTCTTACGATGCGACAATGGTTCACTAGCATATTGCTTGGGTTTCTCGGCATGCCTATTGCTGCTGCTATCAAGATGATCCCTGTAGGATCGACCGTAAACTCATCCAATTCGCGTAGTATTTATCTGTCATCCGCCACCGATTTGAAGCCTTAG